Proteins encoded in a region of the Triticum dicoccoides isolate Atlit2015 ecotype Zavitan chromosome 3A, WEW_v2.0, whole genome shotgun sequence genome:
- the LOC119270059 gene encoding NADH-ubiquinone oxidoreductase chain 1-like: protein MAFVQRRKGPDVVGSFGLLQPLADGLKLILKEPISPSSANFSLFRMAPVATFMLSLVAWAVVPFDYGMVLSDPNIGLLYLFAISSLGVYGIIIAGWSSKTGGGRSVAYDIRTNWSKMGLCRRC from the coding sequence ATGGCTTTTGTGCAACGTCGAAAGGGTCCTGATGTAGTGGGATCGTTCGGATTGTTACAACCTCTAGCAGATGGTTTGAAATTGATTCTAAAAGAACCTATTTCACCAAGTAGTGCTAATTTCTCCCTTTTTAGAATGGCTCCAGTGGCTACATTTATGTTAAGTCTGGTCGCTTGGGCCGTTGTACCTTTTGATTATGGTATGGTATTGTCAGATCCAAACATAGGGCTACTTTATTTGTTTGCCATATCTTCGCTAGGTGTTTATGGAATAATTATAGCAGGTTGGTCTAGTAAGACGGGGGGCGGCCGTTCGGTCGCCTATGATATACGGACCAATTGGTCAAAAATGGGTTTGTGCCGCAGGTGTTGA
- the LOC119270057 gene encoding uncharacterized protein LOC119270057, which translates to MAGAAAEGEAVVGRGARQSAKAKAKAKVAAAEGEAMGPRLSLSLSPDALDLIAKREALLSELASLSSEPSPSPPLPAASSSPLWSLILSRCLPSSLQPEPAPEPEQFDRLEHNWNSSMMMMMPSPSEVAAAQDHQLVMEECLRHYNLNHPENEYVPAPGKVTRYSSPHNGSCWTHGNFVASPKHSSYFSLLPPRPTLFFYELVTKDGFQGVVSCTLLDEPVTETYSLFGLHLGWGTRRDGSSDCLCNTCNRLVDSEVPCVGKAFPCGHYKAECVCQMCYLQSEVLHPSPEKFAFGK; encoded by the exons ATGGCCGGCGCCGCCGCGGAAGGGGAGGCCGTCGTCGGAAGGGGAGCGCGCCAGTCagccaaggccaaggccaaggccaaggtCGCGGCCGCGGAAGGGGAGGCGATGGGGCCTCGCCTCAGCCTTAGCCTTTCTCCGGATGCTCTTGATCTGATTGCCAAGAGGGAGGCCTTGCTCTCGGAGTTGGCCTCGCTCTCGTCGGAGCCTTCGCCCTCGCCGCCGCTCCCTGCAGCTTCGTCGTCGCCCCTCTGGTCCCTCATCTTGTCCCGTTGCCTACCATCATCCCTACAGCCTGAGCCTGCTCCAGAGCCTGAGCAATTCGACAGGTTGGAACACAACTGGAACAG ttctatgatgatgatgatgccgagCCCCTCCGAGGTAGCAGCAGCTCAAGATCATCAACTTGTCATGGAGGAATGCCTTCGCCACTATAACCTAAATCATCCG GAAAATGAGTACGTACCTGCCCCTGGCAAGGTGACCAGGTACAGCAGTCCTCACAATGGCTCTTGCTGgactcatggcaacttcgtcgctaGCCCCAAGCACTCCAGCTACTTCTCCTTACTGCCCCCTAGACCAACTCTCTTCTTTTATGAGCTTGTTACCAAAGATGGTTTTCAAGGAGTTGTTTCGTGCACCCTGCTAG ATGAGCCAGTTACTGAAACCTACAGTTTGTTTGGCCTTCATCTTGGGTGGGGAACTCGTCGTGATGGCAGTT CGGATTGCCTTTGCAATACATGCAACCGTCTTGTTGATAGCGAGGTTCCTTGTGTGGGGAAAGCATTTCCGTGTGGACATTACAAGGCAGAGTGTGTTTGTCAAATGTGCTATCTTCAGTCTGAAGTGCTGCATCCATCGCCAGAAAAATTTGCGTTTGGAAAATGA
- the LOC119270058 gene encoding histone H3.v1-like: MFEPTTPALAGKGFGARHRWKMLLSLGLGVAGAGYAAYRFYNAHQKKLVQVEEEEDIIKQQLQGQFEEVKEEQEEGKEEQEEQGEEEEQQQQQVLPPLPEADRDRKSYYYHSWDHVLPPPTLQLASSLPRIPRQPHKTKWS, encoded by the exons ATGTTCGAGCCAACGACCCCCGCCCTTGCTGGGAAGGGCTTCGGGGCGCGGCACCGCTGGAAGATGCTTCTCTCGCTGGGGCTGGGCGTCGCCGGCGCCGGCTACGCCGCCTACCGCTTCTACAACGCGCACCAGAAGAAGCTAGtccaggtggaggaggaggaggatatcATCAAGCAACA GTTGCAAGGCCAGTTTGAAGAGGTGAAGGAGGAGcaggaggaagggaaggaggagcaagaggagcaaggggaggaggaggagcagcagcagcagcaagttcTTCCTCCTTTGCCGGAGGCAGACAGAGATCGGAAGTCTTACTACTACCACAGCTGGGATCACGTTCTACCTCCACCAACATTGCAGCTCGCAAGTAGTCTGCCTCGCATCCCCAGACAACCACACAAGACAAAATGGA GTTAA